One genomic segment of bacterium includes these proteins:
- a CDS encoding ABC transporter substrate-binding protein, which translates to MSGKRFLIGLGVFLLGVALVLGMGATRVSAQGEVKELIIGIGVDADTLHPQEQTTSLIMNMAELIHDTLFFQTPDAKLEPRLATEFKASEDGLTYTIKLRAGVKFSDGTPLTAQIMKETIDRTLDPNKRVPLRYYVSMIESATVIDDLTFQVKLKYPFAPFPYNLAQVILAPTSPEALKQHGEDVRQKPVGAGPYVLKEWVKGDRIVMVRNENYWGKKPTVAQLTWKIVPETATREAMLRAGQLHICYKPSPANVNALKSDPSIKVEMPLDTRTIFMGLNCQKGVTTNKLVRQAFNYAVDKKAIVSKILFDTAVPMEGPVSPIMWGYHKMDKQYDYNPEKAKELLKQANFDFNRTVQMRTPQGRYLFDKQIAEYVQASLQAIGVKVELRTYDWPTYVAGLQKPLNETELEVFLLGWGPFVMDADYGLYGQFHTSVNPPKGLGSAFYSNPEFDKIMDQSRQELNPEKRKELLKKASEMVWDDCPWIWLHTEKFLIAYNSKIKGLIVTPYETFYPTYVTMQ; encoded by the coding sequence ATGAGCGGGAAAAGGTTTTTGATTGGTCTGGGGGTTTTTCTTTTGGGTGTGGCCCTTGTCTTAGGGATGGGAGCCACGCGGGTTTCGGCCCAAGGAGAAGTCAAGGAACTAATCATTGGCATAGGGGTGGATGCAGACACCCTTCATCCCCAAGAACAGACTACTTCTCTGATCATGAACATGGCCGAGCTGATCCATGACACCCTTTTCTTCCAGACCCCTGATGCAAAGCTGGAGCCCAGACTGGCCACCGAGTTCAAGGCATCGGAGGATGGCCTGACCTACACAATCAAGCTCAGGGCAGGGGTCAAGTTTTCGGATGGCACTCCTCTTACGGCCCAGATAATGAAAGAGACAATAGACAGAACCCTGGATCCCAACAAGAGAGTGCCTCTGCGTTACTATGTGTCCATGATCGAGAGCGCCACGGTCATAGACGATCTGACTTTCCAGGTCAAGCTCAAATACCCCTTTGCACCATTTCCTTACAACCTAGCCCAGGTAATCCTGGCTCCCACTTCGCCCGAAGCCCTGAAACAGCATGGAGAAGATGTCAGGCAGAAACCAGTGGGGGCAGGCCCTTACGTGCTCAAGGAGTGGGTAAAGGGAGACCGCATAGTGATGGTGAGAAATGAGAACTACTGGGGTAAAAAGCCCACGGTGGCCCAGCTCACCTGGAAGATAGTTCCGGAGACTGCCACCCGCGAGGCCATGCTCAGAGCCGGTCAACTTCACATCTGCTACAAACCTTCACCTGCCAACGTAAATGCACTCAAAAGCGACCCTTCCATAAAAGTGGAGATGCCCTTGGACACAAGGACAATTTTCATGGGGCTCAACTGCCAAAAAGGGGTCACCACAAACAAACTGGTGCGCCAGGCCTTCAACTATGCCGTGGACAAGAAGGCCATAGTGAGCAAGATCCTCTTTGACACGGCCGTGCCCATGGAAGGGCCCGTATCCCCCATAATGTGGGGCTACCATAAGATGGACAAGCAGTATGACTACAACCCAGAGAAGGCAAAGGAGCTACTGAAGCAGGCCAACTTCGATTTCAATCGCACAGTGCAGATGCGCACTCCCCAGGGCAGGTATCTCTTCGATAAGCAGATAGCCGAGTACGTGCAGGCATCCCTCCAGGCCATAGGTGTGAAGGTGGAGCTCAGAACATATGATTGGCCTACCTATGTGGCAGGGCTCCAAAAGCCCCTAAATGAGACCGAGCTGGAGGTCTTTCTTCTGGGATGGGGGCCCTTTGTAATGGACGCTGATTATGGCCTCTACGGCCAGTTCCACACCAGCGTTAATCCCCCCAAGGGCTTGGGATCAGCCTTTTATTCAAATCCCGAGTTCGACAAGATCATGGACCAAAGCAGACAGGAATTGAATCCTGAAAAGAGAAAGGAATTATTGAAGAAGGCCTCTGAGATGGTCTGGGATGACTGCCCCTGGATCTGGCTACATACCGAGAAATTCCTCATTGCCTACAACAGCAAGATAAAAGGGCTCATCGTGACCCCCTATGAGACCTTTTATCCCACATACGTGACAATGCAATGA
- a CDS encoding amidohydrolase family protein, whose protein sequence is MEILFVDGRVLVGNGCVMERASVLIEGERIVRVWQGEGPLPDGVPRVKIQGCTLLPGLIDAHVHLCLDGSPDPMEVLERTPDALLALRIARHARQTLLGGVTSIRDMGGKNGVDLVAREAIRDGMMAGPRMLASGRPIVMTGGHGWQMAREADGPEELRKAAREQIKAGADVIKLMATGGVMTRGVEPGSAQLTEEEMRAAVEEAHKAGRRTAAHAQGAQGILNALRAGIDSIEHGIFLDQRSLDYMLEKDIPLVPTISALQCIEDNGVQAGIPAFVVEKTKRLKSDFLQSINMAREAGIRVAMGTDAGTPFNFHGQNLRELELMASLGGFSPGEAIRAATQVGAQVLGLEKELGTIEEGKLADLIVVRGNPLEDLSLLRNKGGILWILKGGKPVVADGRIQIDQEGGAV, encoded by the coding sequence ATGGAGATCCTTTTTGTGGATGGCCGCGTGCTGGTGGGCAACGGCTGTGTGATGGAGAGGGCAAGTGTTCTGATCGAGGGGGAAAGAATAGTCAGGGTGTGGCAGGGGGAAGGACCTTTGCCAGATGGGGTGCCAAGGGTGAAGATCCAGGGCTGTACCCTCTTACCCGGACTAATAGACGCCCATGTCCATCTTTGCCTGGATGGTAGCCCTGACCCCATGGAAGTGCTGGAGCGCACCCCAGATGCCTTGCTGGCTTTGCGAATTGCCCGTCATGCCCGCCAGACGCTTCTTGGCGGTGTCACCAGCATCAGGGATATGGGGGGCAAAAATGGAGTGGATCTGGTGGCCAGGGAGGCCATAAGAGATGGCATGATGGCCGGGCCCAGGATGCTTGCCAGCGGCAGGCCCATAGTGATGACAGGCGGGCATGGATGGCAGATGGCCAGGGAAGCCGATGGGCCTGAGGAATTGAGGAAAGCAGCCAGGGAACAGATAAAGGCTGGGGCAGATGTGATCAAGCTGATGGCCACAGGCGGAGTCATGACTCGTGGGGTGGAACCAGGCAGCGCTCAGCTCACAGAGGAGGAGATGAGGGCAGCGGTGGAGGAGGCCCACAAAGCGGGCCGCAGGACTGCTGCTCATGCCCAGGGTGCCCAGGGGATATTAAACGCCCTTAGGGCTGGCATAGACAGTATCGAACACGGGATTTTCCTGGACCAGAGGTCGCTAGATTACATGCTGGAGAAGGACATACCCCTGGTGCCAACCATCTCGGCTCTTCAATGCATAGAAGACAACGGGGTTCAGGCCGGCATCCCAGCCTTCGTGGTAGAGAAAACCAAGAGGCTGAAATCAGATTTCCTCCAAAGCATAAACATGGCCAGAGAAGCTGGTATCAGAGTGGCCATGGGCACCGATGCAGGAACTCCTTTTAATTTTCACGGTCAGAACCTAAGGGAATTGGAGCTTATGGCCAGCCTGGGAGGTTTCTCACCCGGGGAGGCCATAAGGGCCGCCACCCAGGTGGGAGCACAGGTTCTGGGTTTGGAAAAAGAGCTTGGAACCATAGAAGAGGGAAAACTCGCCGATCTGATCGTGGTGAGAGGCAACCCATTGGAGGATCTGAGCCTCTTGAGAAACAAGGGGGGAATCTTGTGGATCCTAAAGGGTGGAAAACCAGTAGTTGCAGATGGAAGAATCCAAATTGACCAGGAAGGAGGTGCTGTATGA
- a CDS encoding inositol monophosphatase, with amino-acid sequence MPGLDLRLRQEIVRGVKSIGLGALEAQHGELRTRIKEDGTSVTQVDKQVEERLVEIIQSLCPGDQIFGEEGGLNGASTSSRVWVLDPIDGTTNYRFGLPIWAISVALLEDGAPIWGCVYLPALQWLYTAAQGEGATCNGRIPHPLVRKHLHGEDILGITSEGAKDWDFQVPTKIRALGSAAAQACFVAGGVYVGYFVERWHIWDLAAALLVAREAGVKVTDRRGKELDRFSDLGPEKGPPILFSVEGVHWELLKRIHPRPHWRGKDYLE; translated from the coding sequence ATGCCAGGACTTGATCTGAGGCTTAGACAGGAGATAGTGCGTGGGGTCAAGAGCATAGGGCTCGGAGCCCTTGAGGCCCAGCACGGAGAGCTACGCACCAGGATCAAGGAAGATGGGACCTCTGTAACTCAAGTGGACAAACAGGTGGAGGAAAGGCTTGTGGAAATAATCCAGAGCCTGTGTCCTGGAGACCAGATTTTTGGTGAAGAGGGAGGCCTGAATGGGGCTTCCACGAGCTCCAGGGTCTGGGTGCTGGATCCCATAGACGGAACAACCAATTATCGTTTCGGCCTGCCCATATGGGCCATCTCAGTAGCCCTTCTGGAAGATGGAGCTCCCATTTGGGGCTGTGTGTACCTGCCTGCTTTGCAATGGCTCTATACTGCCGCCCAAGGCGAAGGAGCCACTTGCAATGGCCGGATTCCACACCCCCTGGTGCGAAAGCACCTCCACGGGGAAGATATCCTGGGGATCACCTCAGAGGGAGCCAAAGACTGGGACTTCCAGGTCCCCACCAAGATCAGGGCGTTGGGAAGTGCAGCCGCACAGGCCTGCTTTGTGGCAGGGGGGGTCTATGTTGGTTATTTCGTGGAGCGTTGGCACATCTGGGATCTGGCTGCGGCGCTCCTTGTGGCCAGAGAGGCAGGAGTCAAGGTGACAGACCGAAGGGGCAAGGAATTGGATCGTTTCAGCGATCTGGGGCCTGAGAAGGGTCCCCCCATTCTTTTTTCTGTGGAGGGAGTCCACTGGGAGCTTCTCAAGAGGATCCATCCCAGACCCCACTGGAGAGGCAAGGATTACCTGGAATGA